The Streptomyces durmitorensis genome contains the following window.
GGGTGACGATCGTGGCCTGGCGGTACACCTCGGCGGCGAGCCTGCCGTGGAAGGAGGTGAGCAGCGCCCGCGCGGGTGCGCTCAGCGCCTCGTCGCCGGTCGCGAGGTAGTGCGCCCTCAGCTGTATGCCGTACTCGGTGACCAGGAGCGGCACCCCGGAGAAGTGCTTGGCGAGGAGGCCGGGGATGGCCGCGGGGCCGCCGGACGTGGCGTGGCACAGGTCCACCGCGCCGAGGTCGTCGTCGCCGTACCAGTCGAGGGAGAGCGGCCGCAGCGCGCGCTCCAGGAGGCCCGCCACGGCAAGGAGGTCGGGTACGCGTGCGGTGCGTGCGGCGCGGAGTGCGCCCGGCGCGCGGCACGCGCCCTCCAGGGCGCGCACGGCCGCTTCGGAGCGCAGTGCGCCGACGAGGCCGCCCTGGTCCCCGGCCAGTTCGGCGAGGCCGTAGAGCGCACTGCCGAAACGGTCCGCCAACGCGTCACGGCTGCCGGAGGCCCCCACGGCGGAGCCCGCCCCGGAGTCGCACACCACCGCGGCCAGTTCGCCGAAGCACTCCACGAAGCGCCGCCGCGCCCGGCGTCCGTACCCGGCGCCGAAGGCGACGCCGTCGTCGTCGTCGACCGTCCACAGGGGCGCCGTGCGCACGCGGTTCACCTGGGGCGGCAGCTCGATCCAGCCCTGCGCCTCCTGCCGCTCGCTGCGGCTGAGGGCGTAGACGTCGAATTCGTGCTGCCCGAGCCCGCGCACGAGCCGGTCGCACCAGAGCCTGGCGTCACCGCTCACATACGGATAGCCACCCTCCGTAAGCAGTCCGATGCGCACGCGTACACCCCCGATCTCCCATATGGAGAGCCGCCGTTGGACCAGCGGCTCGCAGCGGGACGAACGTATGCGGACATGCCGGTGGCGTGATGGACGGTTGTCCATCACGCCACCAAAGGGGTGAACGGCCGTAACTTTCCCGTGCCGGTTGCGTTCTGTCGCGCTATGACACCCGGAGAGCGCTCTTTCGCTACGGAGCGTTAAGCTGCGGCCAGCTCCCTGCGGGCCGTGCGGCGCTGCGCCGCGGCCTCCGGGTCGAGCGCGGGCACGGCGGCCAACAGCTGTTTGGTGTAGGCCTGTTGAGGCGAGCCGTAGACCTCGTCGACGGACCCCTGCTCGACGATCCGCCCCTGCCGCATCACCGCGACCCGGTCGCTGACCTGGCGCACCACCGCGAGATCGTGCGCGATGAAGACGAGCGCGAGGCCGTACTCCTCCTGCAGTTCGGCAAGGAGCGCGGTCACTTGTGCCTGGGTGGTCACGTCGAGCGCGGACACCGGTTCGTCGCACACGATGATCCGCGGCTCGGCGGCGAGGGCCCGCGCGATCCCGACGCGCTGGCGCTGGCCACCACTGAACTCGTGCGGATAGCGCCCGTAGTACGCCGGATCGAGCCCGACGCGCTCCATGAGGTCGCGCACGCGAGCGCGCACCACGGAATCGTCGCCCTCGCCCCGCGCGCGCAGCGGATCGGCGATGGACTCCCCGACGCCGCGGCGTGGGTTGAGCGAGGAGACGGGGTCCTGGAACACCATCTGCACACCGGCCCGAGTGCCACCGCCCGGCTTCTCCGTGCCCCCGCCATGGCGGATCTCCCCCGCCGAAGGTTCGAGCAGCCCCACCAGCATCCGCCCGAGGGTGGTCTTGCCGCTGCCGCTCTCCCCCACGATCCCGAGTGTCTCTCCCCTGCGGACGGTGAGCGACACCCCGTCCACGGCGGCGAACGCGCGCTTGCCGCGCCCGAACTCCCGCCGCAGACCGACCGCTTCGAGGACCACCTCACCCTGCGCGCGCGAGACCGCCTCGCGCGGCGCGTCGACCCGGGGCACCGCCCCGAGCAGCTCCCGCGTGTACGCCTCCTCGGGCGCCCCGAGGACCTCGCGCACGGGCCCGCGCTCGACGGCTCGCCCGTGCCGCATGACCAGGACGTCGTCGACGCTCTCCGCGGCGACGCCCACGTCATGGGTGACCAGGAGCAGTCCCATTCCCGTCTCGGCCCGCAGCGCGTGCAGCAGATCGAGTATCTGGGCCTGCACGGTGACGTCCAGGGCGGTCGTCGGCTCGTCGGCGATCAGGAGCTCGGGCTCACAGGCGAGCGCCATGGCGATCAGCGCGCGCTGCCGCATGCCGCCGCTGAACTCGTGCGGCCGGGAACGCGCCCTGCGGACGGCATCGGGGATCCCGACCCGGTCGAGCACCTCGACGGCACGCGCGCGTGCCGCCCGGCGCGAGGCCCCGGTGTGCACGCGGTACACCTCGGCGATCTGGTCGCCCACCCCGTAGTACGGGTCGAGGGACGACAGCGGGTCCTGGAAGACCATCGCCGCCGTCCCGCCCCGCAGCCGCCGCAGCTCCTCACCGGACGCTTCCTGTACGTCGATGCCGCCGACCCGCACCGTGCCGCCGACGCCGGCGCCGGTGCCTCGGTGGAGCCCGAGCAGCGCGGAGGCCACCGTGCTCTTGCCGGACCCCGACTCGCCGACGAGGCCGAGCGCGGCGCCCTTCTCCAGCGTGAAGGAGAGCCCGTCGACGGCACGGACGTCCCCGAAGTCGACCACCAGGCCGGTCACTTGGACGAGGCTCTGGACCGGGCTCATGAAAGGACCACCCTTCGGTCGGCCACCGCGTACAGGACGTCCGCGACGGCGTTGGCGAGCACCACGAAGAAGCCGGTCACCAGGACCATGCCGACCACGACCGGCAGATCGACGACCTTGACCGCGTGCACGAGTTCGCGCCCCATGCCGGGAAGGCCGAAGAGCGTCTCGCTGAGCACCGCGCCGCCGAACATCGATCCGAAGTCGTTGGCGCTCAGCGCGATGACCGGCGCGACCGCGCCCCGCAGTGCGTGCCTGCCGATGATCGAGCGCTCCCCGACGCCGTACGCACGGAAGGTCCGCACATGGTCGTCGGCGAGCGTCTCCAGCATCGAGGCGCGGGTGAGGCGCGCGTACTTGGCGGCCTCGATCAGGGCGAGGGAGAGCCAGGGAAGCAGCAGGTTCCACGCCCACTGCTGGGGGTCGTCGGTGAACGCGACGTACTGCGGGAAGGGCAGCCAGTTCAGCTGCCCGCAGACCACGATCATCAGCAGCAGACCGATGACGAAGACGGGCGTGGCCGTGCCCGCGAGCGTGACGGCGGTCAGGACGCGCTCGGTGACGCGCCCGCGCCGCCAGGCGGAGAGGACTCCGGTGCCCACCCCGAGGATCAGCCACATCACCATGGCGCCCAGCGCGAGCGATCCGGTGACCGGCAGCTTCGCCAGGATCAGCTGGGTGACCTGCTGGTCGCTCTGGTAGGAGAGCCCGAGGCAGGGGGCATCGCAGTGCTCCACGCCCGTGCCCGTCGAGTAGTCCTGGCCGACGAAGATGCCCTGAAGGAAGTCCCAGTAGCGGACGTACACCGGGTCGTCGAGCCGCAACTGCGCGGAGACCTGCGCCACTTGGGCCGGCGAGCAGCGCGGGCCGCAGGTGATCTGCGCGACGTCGCCGGGAGCGACGTAGAAGACCGCGTAGATGATCACGGAGATGGCGAGCAGCGTGACGAGTGCGCCCACCGAGCGCCGCAGGAGGAAGCCGGTCATGCCGTGCAGAAGGCCTGTCATGCCTTGCCGAAGGCCGCTCATGCCTTGTCGGAGGCCGCTCATGCCTTGCCCTCCCGCTTCCGCCCGGTCCCGATCCGCAGCCGCGACGCGGCCCGTGGATCGAGCGCGGTCCGCACGCCGTCCCCGAGGACGGTCAGCGCGAGCACCGTCACGAACAGCGCGCCCGCCGGAAGCAGTAGGTACTGCGGCGCCGCCTGGTACCAGATGTCGGCCGAGGTCAGCATCTGCCCCCAGGACGCGGTCGGCGGTTTGACGCCGACGCCGAGGAAGGAGAGCGCGGCCTCCACGGTGATGTTCATCGGGACGAGCAGCGCCGCGTACGTGATGACGGGGGCGGCGAGCCCCGGCAGGAGTTCGCGGCGCGCGATGCGCCAGGTGCTCCAGCCGCTGAGCCGGGCGGCGGCCACGTAGTCGAGCTCCTTCAGGGTGATGGTCTGCGCGCGCACGATCTTGGCCGTGCTGCCCCAGGCGACGAGCCCGATGACCAGGGCCACCAGGACGGGGCGCGGGAAGCCGCTGGGCACGATCGCCATCAGGGCGAGCGAGAGCACCATCAGCGGCATGGCGACGATGACGTCGGTGGCGCGGCTGAGCACTTGGTCGACCAGGCGGTTGCCGAGCCCGGCCGCGATGCCGATGCCGACGCCGAGCAGCACCTGCACGAGCGTCGCGGCGAGCGCGACGCCGAGGGAGACGCGTGCGCCGTGGACGAGGCGGGCGAACAGGTCGCGCCCGGTCTGGGGTTCGACACCGAGCCAGTGCTCGGCGCTGATCCCGCCGAACGAGCCGATGGGCACGCCGCCGCGCCCTGAGTCGATGAGGTCGGGATGGTACGTACTGGGGTCCTGGCCCTCGATGGCGGTGAGCAGCGGCGCGCCGAGCGCGACCAGGACGAGAAGCGCCACGACGGACGCCGCGACGAGGGCGGCACGCTGCGCACGCAGCCGCCGCCAGAACTGACGGGCACCGGAAGTCGGGGCGGGCGCCGCAGCGCCCGTCCCCGCCTCCGAGGCCAACAGGGCCTCGCTCATGGTGAGTTGACCGATCTCCTGGTGGCTTGACCGATCGCCCTACTTGACCGCGACCTGGGAGATGTCCAGGACGCCCGTCCAGTCGCTGATCACGATGTTCTTGACGTCCTTGCCGTACAGGCGCTTGTAGACCGGGTGGAAGAGCGGCACGGTCAGGGCCTGCTCACCGATCTTCTTGTCGAGGGCGCCCCAGCGCTTGGCCGCCGCATCGAGGTCGGTGAGCTTGTTGATCTCGTCGATCTCGTCGTTGACCGACTTGTCGTCCAGGAAGCCGGTGTTGAAGTTGGCGCCGTCCTTCACGATCTGCCGCCCGTCGAAGATCGGGGCGAGGAAGGGGCCGCCGGAGGGCCAGTCGGCACCCCAGTGGGCGAGGAAGAGACCGGGCTCGTCCTTGGCGCTGTGCACCTTGTCCTTGTAGTCGTTGTCCTCAAGTCCCTCCAGCTTGACGGTGATCCCGGCCTTCTTCAGGGCGTCCTGGATCGCGGTGGCGATCTCCGGGCTCGTCTCGAAGTCCTTGGCGTTGGAGTGGGTCAGCGTGATGGTGAGCCCGTCCTTGTGACCGGCCTCCTTCAGGAGCTCCTTGGCCTTCTTCGGGTTGCCGGCCTTGCCCGCCGGGAAGTGGTCGTACTTCGTGTATCCGAAGGACTTCTGGTTCGGCAGATACGTCGTCGCGGGCTCGGCGAGCGAGGAGCCGCCCGCGGCGTTGACCACCGACGAGCGGTCGACGGCGTACGAGATGGCCTGGCGCACCTTCGGGTCGTCGAAGGGCTTCACCTTCGGGTTGAAGGCGAGGTAGTTCGTGTATCCGAAGTGCCCGGTGCCGACGCGCGAGGCAAGCGCCTTGTCGCCGGTGACCTTGGCGAGTTCGGCGGGGCCGAGGTTCGTGTCGGTGGTCACGGCCGCGGCGTCCGCGCCCTGGCCCGCCGAGAGCCGCTGGTTGATGACGGACGAGTTGAGGCCGGACCGCACGTCGATCTTGTCCGGGTAGGCCTTGCGCTCGGGGTCGGTCTTCGCCGACCAGTGCGGGTTGCGCTCCAGGGTCAGGCGCTCGCCGTCGTTCTCGTTCTTGACGACCTTGTACGGGCCCGAGGAGATCGGGTGCTCCTCGTACTTCGTGCCCTTGTCCTTGCTCTTGGGGACGGGCGTGAACTGCGTCTGCGTCGCCAGATAGGGGAACTCGCCCTCCGGCTTGTTCAGATGGAAGACGATAGTCCGCTCGTCGGGCGTCTCGATCGACTCAAGCCCCTTGCCGCTCTTGTCCTTGTAGGGCCCGGCGTACTTGTCGCCGCCGATCAGCCAGTCCCTCAAGTAGGGTGCGCCACCGGAGAGTTCACCGGCGAAGGAGCGCTCGATGCCGTACTTGACGTCGGCGGAGGTGATGGGCGAACCGTCCTCGTACTTGAGCCCCTTCTTCAGGGTGTACGTCCACACCGTGGCGTTCTTGCTGGACTTGCCGAGGTCCGTGGCGAGGTCCGGCACGACCTCCGAGCCCTTGGCGCCGTCCTCGCGGTTGCGGGTGGTCAGGGTGCGGAAGACGAGCGAGGGGACGTTGCCGCCGCCGGAGGTGTAGAGCCGTGCGGGGTCGAAGTCGACCTGCGGGTCGCTGTTGAGGACGGTGAGCGTGCCGCCCTTGGCGGGCTTGCCGTCGGCGCCGCCGCTCCCGGCGTCGTTGTCCTCGGGGCCCGCGCAGGCGGCGGCGCCCGCTGCCAGGACGAGGCTGACGGATGCCGCTGCCACACGGCGGGCTATGACGGACGATTGACGCATGGGAAAGGACCTCTCGGAGAATCAACAGGGGAAATGAGCAGAGCTCGCCCCGGGGTCGCCGATGAAGGTCAGTCAGGACCGCAAAAGGTGCACAGGGTACACAAGGTGCACAAGGTCCGGAGAGAAAGCGACGCACGCGCCAGGGGCGGGCGTCAGCAACAGTGGATGTCGGACACGCAGAGCGCGGTCACGCCAAAGAGCGCCAGCTCAAGGGCTGCGCGCGAGGAGGCGTGACGAGGCGACATGCGGAGAAATATGAACGAACTTGTCGCGGATGTCAAAGCTGCGGCCGACTCCGCCGATCGAGAAGCGACCGCATGCCGGTCACTTCCGTCTCAACTCTTGGGAAACGCCCAGGGGTTGGCCTTGCACTTGATTCCGTCGTGGTCGAGGAACTTCGTCTGCTGCTGCATGACGGGCGCGAGGTCGCCGTCCTTCGTGCAGTCCGTGTGGTTGAAGCCGAGCCGGTGACCGACCTCGTGGTTGATCAGCATCTGCCGGTACGGGTGGATGCGGTCGCCGTAGGTCTTGGCGCCCTGCGCCCACCGATAGGCGTTGATCATGACGCGGTCCGTCGCCGCGGAGTCGCAGGAGACGTTCTCCTCCAGGGTGTCGAGCCCTGACTTCGCGCACCAGGTCCCGGTCGTCCCCGGACTCGCGAGCGTGATGACGAAATCGGGCTTCCCCGAAGATATTCGCTCGAAGGTGCGGCCTCCGCCGTGCGCCCAGCTCCGGTCGTCGTTCAGGGTCTTCTGCACGGCCGACGCGAACAGCTCGCCGTCGAGGCCCATCCCCTTCTCGACGTCGACGCGGTAGCGGAACTTCTGCCCCTTGCCGGGGGCCTTGTCGAACCCTGCCATGGCCTCGAAGTCGCCGGACGCCGTGAGCTTGGCGTCGAGCGGGTACTTCTTGGCCATCTTCGTCTCGTACGTCGCCGGGGCGGACTCAGGAGGCGTGGGCCTGTCGTCCGAGCGGGACGCGTCCTGGCCCGCGTCGCGGGCGCCCTGGCCCTTCGCGGCCTGCGTCTTGGGAGCGGAATCCTTCGGCCCGTCGGTCACCTGGCCGGCCACGACGACCGCGAGGACGGTGGTGACAGCGGCGGCGGCTATCCCGGTGAAGGTGCGGCCCTTGCCGCCTCCCTTGCCGTCCCTGGCCTCGCCGTCGGCTCCGTCGGCCCCACCGGAGCCGTGTGCTCCGTCGGCGCCGCCGGACCAGAGGTCTCCGTGCGCTTCCTCGTCCTCGTCGACCGCGCGGTCCCAGTCGGTGACGGAGGCGTACGGGTCGCGGGGCGGTTCACCGGCCCTCGTGGGCAGGGCTTCGGTCGCGCCGCCGCCCGCGAAGAGGTCCTCGTCGGCGAACTCCTCGCCGAACGCGTCCACGTACTCACGCCGTGGCCCCGGCACGCGGGGCGGCCCGGTGCGCGTGCCCGGCGCTCCGTAGGCGGCGCCCATCCGCGGCCCGCCGGATCCCCAGCCCCCGCCCGGCTCACGCTGCTCGGGGTGCCCGCCGCGGACGTGCGGCGTGCCGTGGGAAGGGGTGGCCTGGGGCATGCCGTGCGGCGGGGTGGCCTGCGGGACGCCGTGCGCGGGCGTGCCGCCGTCCCCCGGGGCGCGCCTGCGGCGTCCCGTTCCGGGACCCGGCGGGCGTGCGCCCTGCGGTGACGGTATGTCGTCGGTATTCGTGTTGCCCGTGTTGTCTGCGAGGTCGGCCGAACCCCGGCGGCTATGACGTCCCACTCGCCGCCTCAGCTCCCCGCGCCCGAATGACCGGATGCATGCAACTCGCCCGTCTCCGCGAGGAGTTCGCGGATCGCAGTGGCCACCGTATCCGGATACTCCATCATCGCCACATGCCCGGCGTCCGGCAGTGTCAGCAGCCGTGAGTCACGGAAGGCGGCGGCGGCCTTGCGGGCCATGCGGTACGAGACGAGCAGATCCCGGCCGCCGTAGATCAGCAGTGTCGGCGCGAGCACCCGCTCCGCCTGCCGCCACAGGCCGTGCTGCCCGCCCAGCGTGTACGCGTTCACGATCCCGCGCGCCGAGCGTGCCATCGCGTCCCACATGTACGGAAGGGCGAGCCTGCGCTCCATCTCCCGCACGGCCGCGCTGTACCCCTCGGGCGTGACCTGGCCCGGGTCGCCGTAGCAGAGCGCCATCACGCCGCTGACCCGCTGCTCGGGCGTCCAGTCCTTGGTGAGCCGGGTGAAGAGCCGGGCGACGCCGGGCACCGCGAGGAGACCGGTCGGCAGTGCCGTGCGCTGCACCCGCAGCTCGGGGAGCGCGGGCGAGATCAGCGTGAGGGTGCGGACCAGGTCGGGGCGGACGGCTGCGACACGGGTGGTGACCGCGCCGCCCAGCGAGTTGGCGATCAGATGCACCGGCCCGTCGTCGCGCGCGTCCAGATAGCGGATGACCGCGCGTGCGTGCCCGGTGACCGAGTAGTTGCCGTCGTCCGGCGGCGGCGAGTCGCCGAACCCCGGCAGGTCGAGCGCCGCGCAGTCGACGACGTCCTCAAGGAGCGGCATCAGGGCCGACCAGTTCTGCGAGGAGCCGCCGAGCCCATGGACGTACAGCGCGGGCGGAAGACCCTCGCGGACCGACGGCCTGGAACGCACCGAGAGCGTGAGCCCGGGGAGGGGGACCGAGTCGAGCCGCTCGCCCGCCGCGACCCCGACGGCACCCGGCTTGGGTGCGACGGAGGCGGCGATCACGTTCGGCAGCTCGGTCGAAGACATGCGGCAATGTTACGAGACGATCACACGGTGGTTCGTGTGTTCGCCGTCACAGATCCCGGCGATGTCGTGGAGAGATCGCATAGCGCCTGGTTCGACAGTCTCCTAGGCTCGTAAGAAGAGGCTCATAGAAGAGGGCGAACAGGGCACTCGCACCACTAGTCCGCCAGTCCGCTAGGGAAGAGAGCCACTATGACCGTCGACCCGTCCGACCCCGAGACCTTCGAGGCCGAAGAGAACGCCGCTATCAGCACCGAGGCGCCCGAGGCCGACAGCGCGGAGCAGCAGACCGACCTCACGCCTCACCAGGACGACTCCTTGCAGGACGCGGACACGGACGCGGCCAACGAGGCCGATCTGGCCGAGCAGGCCCGCGTGGTCAGCATCGACGAGGACGACTATCGCTGAGCTGCCCGTGTTTGCCCTGCTACGCACGGCTTTCACGGCCATCCAGTCCGTGAAATTCTCCGCTCGTACCGCGCACATCACGGTTACCGAAAAGTACGATGGCCGCGCGGCGCACACCGCACATTCACGATCATGGGAGGCGGCGTGACAGCCATCGAGCAGACAGAGGCAGCGCGCCCTCGGGGCACACGCCTGCCGCGTCGTGCCCGACGCAATCAGTTGCTGGGCGCGGCTCAGGAGGTCTTCGTCGCGCAGGGTTACCACGCGGCGGCGATGGACGACATCGCCGAGCGGGCCGGAGTCAGCAAGCCGGTGCTCTACCAGCACTTCCCCGGCAAGCTCGACCTGTACCTCGCCCTGCTCGACCAGCACTGCGAATCACTGCTGCAGTCCGTCCGCACGGCACTTGCCTCCACGTCGGACAACAAACTGCGCGTCGCGGCCACGATGGACGCCTACTTCGCGTACGTGGAGGACGAGGGCGGCGCCTTCCGCCTCGTCTTCGAGTCCGACCTCACGAACGAGGCCGCGGTCCGCGAGCGCGTGGACCGGGTCACGCTCCAGTGCGCGGAGGCGATCTGCGAGGTCATCGCCGAGGACACGGGCCTGCCCCGTGACGAGGCGATGCTGCTCGCGGTGGGCCTCGGCGGCTACTCACAGGTGGTCGCCCGGTACTGGCTCGCCAGCGGCAGCACGGTCCCGCGCGACAAGGCGGTGGAGCTGCTCACCTCGCTGGCCTGGCGCGGTATCGCGGGCTTCCCGCTGCACGGCCTGGAAGGCCACTGACCCCGGTTTCGCCTTCTCGCGTTCTGTTCCCGATCTCTGTTCGCTACTGGCGTGCAGCGGCGGAAGCATGGGCGTCGCTTCACCGGGCTAATGTGTGCTGAGTACGGCGCGGACGCCCGCGCACATCACTGACCGTCGGAGGGACAAAGCCGTGGAGGTCAAGATCGGCGTGCAGTACGCGCCCCGCGAGATCGTGCTCGAGAGCACCCAGAGTGCCGAGGAAGTCGAGCGCGCGGTGTCCGAGGCGCTGACCGGCAAGTCGCCGCTGCTGAGCCTCGTGGACGACCACGGCCGCAAGGTCCTGGTTCCGGCCGACCGCCTTGCGTACGTCGAGCTCGGTGAGCCGACCGCACGCAAGGTGGGCTTCAGCGCCCTGTAGTTCACGGGCGCTGCACGCAGGACGAACGACGAGAACGGCCCGGTGGTCACAACCACCGGGCCGTTCTCGTGTGTTGACGCGCGCCCACGCGCCGAGGGTCTGGAGGATTGCATTCCGGCCCCCAGGGGTAAGACCGGCTACGACCGTTTTGCACCTGGCCGCGAGGGAGGGAACACCCTGTGATTCTGGAAGCACTCGGCTCCGCACTGCTCGGTTTCGCCCTGGCATGGGGCGCGGCCCACCGACTGCCCCACCGGCTCCCGGCGCGCAGCCTGGTCCTGTCGACCGGCGCGGCGGGCGCGGTGATCGGATCCTTCGTCACGCACATGGCCCTGGGCGCGGGCCACACACCCGCCACGATCGCCGGCGCGGTAGCCGTGGCGGCAGCCCTACTCTCACTCCTGCTCCGCCCCAGCCGCTCCCACCTACGCCGTCGCTCAGCGACGGCGTAGGGGCGGGGGGGGGAACTGGCGGGGTCAGCGCCCGTAGGGGCGCGGGGAACTGCGCGACAAGCCACAGCACACCCGCAGGGGGAAATCCGCGAAACCCAGCGGAGCGCCTACGCCGCCAAGCCCAGCGCAGCCATCCGCTTCGTGTGCGCCTCAGTGATCCGAGAGAACATCCGCCCGACCTCGGCAAGGTCGAACCCATCGGCAACGCCCCCGACCAGCATGGTCGACAAGGCATCCCGATCGGCGACCACCCGCTGCGACTGCGAGAGCGCCTCGCCCATCAGGCGACGGGCCCACAGCGCGAGCCGCCCACCCACACGCGGATCCGCGTCGATCGCGGCCCGCACCTTCTCCACGGCGAAGCTCGCGTGCCCCGTGTCGTCGAGCACCCCGAGGACGAGACGCCGGGTGTCACCGTCGAGCCGCGCCGCCACCTCGCGGTAGAAGTCACTGGCGATCGAGTCACCCACGTACGCCTTGACCAGGCCCTCAAGCCAGTCGGACGGCGCCGTCTGACGGTGGAAGCCGTCGAGCGCGGCCACGAAGGGCTCCATCGCCTCGGTCGCGTCCGCGCCGATCGCGGAGAGCCGGTCCCGCAACTGCTCGAAGTGGTGGAATTCAGCCGACGCCATCTTCGCCAGCTCCGCCTTGTCGCCGAGCGTCGGCGCCAGCTTCGCGTCCTCCGCGAGCCGCTCGAACGCCGCGAGCTCTCCGTAGGCGAGCGCTCCGAGCAGGTCCACGACCGCGGCGCGGTAGTGCGGCTCGGCGGCGGCGGTCCTCCAGTCCTGGGCGGCGATTCCGGTGGGTTCGGCAGGCGTGTCAGCGGCGGTGTCAGGCGTCTCCATAAACCGCACAATAGCCCGCTCGCAGCAACGTGTAAGGGCCTGGTCAGTGACTGTGACGACGACTACGTGACCAATTCGCCAGACACGGCTGCGAGATTCCGGGGTACAGTGGTAATGCGCCCGCCGAATATTCGTCGGGCCGTACGAATGAGGATGCCCGGTCGGAGGCCCGATCGGCTCCGACCCGACAGCCCTCCAGGCGGCCCGCGCAGTGCGGACGGCACGAGGAGGGAACCTCAGCGGTACGAGCGCTCGAGCGCAGGCAGTGGTCCCGCGCCCCCGGCCCCGCCCCCCAAGCAGCCGGCGGTAGTGGCACGGTCACGACCCCCAGCGTTCGCCTCGGGCCGCGTCTCACAGAAGAGGCAATGCCCTGACTACGACTTTCCGCGATCTCGGAATTCTCTCCGAGACGGCCGAGGCCCTTGAGGCCGTCGGCATCATCAGCCCTTTCCCCATCCAAGAGATGACGCTGCCCGTAGCGCTCTCCGGCTCCGACGTCATCGGCCAGGCCAAGACCGGCACCGGCAAGACGCTCGGCTTCGGACTGCCGCTCCTGGAGCACGTCACCGTCCCCGCGGACGTCGAGGCGGGCCGGGCCAAGCCCGAGCAGCTGACCGACGCCCCGCAGGCGCTCATCGTCGTCCCCACGCGTGAGCTCTGCCAGCAGGTCACGAACGACCTCCTGACCGCCGGCAAGGCGCGGAACGTACGCGTCCTCGCCATATACGGCGGCCGTGCCTACGAGCCGCAGGTCGAGGCCCTCAAGAAGGGCATCGACATCGTCGTCGGCACGCCGGGTC
Protein-coding sequences here:
- a CDS encoding TetR/AcrR family transcriptional regulator, producing MTAIEQTEAARPRGTRLPRRARRNQLLGAAQEVFVAQGYHAAAMDDIAERAGVSKPVLYQHFPGKLDLYLALLDQHCESLLQSVRTALASTSDNKLRVAATMDAYFAYVEDEGGAFRLVFESDLTNEAAVRERVDRVTLQCAEAICEVIAEDTGLPRDEAMLLAVGLGGYSQVVARYWLASGSTVPRDKAVELLTSLAWRGIAGFPLHGLEGH
- a CDS encoding DUF3107 domain-containing protein; this translates as MEVKIGVQYAPREIVLESTQSAEEVERAVSEALTGKSPLLSLVDDHGRKVLVPADRLAYVELGEPTARKVGFSAL
- a CDS encoding ferritin-like fold-containing protein, yielding METPDTAADTPAEPTGIAAQDWRTAAAEPHYRAAVVDLLGALAYGELAAFERLAEDAKLAPTLGDKAELAKMASAEFHHFEQLRDRLSAIGADATEAMEPFVAALDGFHRQTAPSDWLEGLVKAYVGDSIASDFYREVAARLDGDTRRLVLGVLDDTGHASFAVEKVRAAIDADPRVGGRLALWARRLMGEALSQSQRVVADRDALSTMLVGGVADGFDLAEVGRMFSRITEAHTKRMAALGLAA